DNA from Bradyrhizobium sp. 195:
ATCGAGCCTCCGAGTGCCCTCCTTATGGACAGGAACGGTAGCCGGTCAGCGGCGTTCCATTGCCATTATTCCAAAGGAGCCGTGAAATGGGACTCTTCACCAAGGACATAAAATCGATGGAAGACCTGCTGATCCATGGTCTGCAGGACATCTACTACGCTGAGCAGCAGATCATCAAATCGCTGCCCAAGATGATCGACAAATCGACCAATCGCGACCTCGTCGCCGGGCTGAAGAACCATCTTGAGGAAACCAACAAGCAGGTCGAACGCCTTCAGAAGGTGTTCGAGAAGCTCGACAAGCAGCCCAGCGGGACACAGTGTCCGGCGATCGACGGGATCATCAAGGAGGCCGACGAGATCGCCAGCGAAGTTGAGGACAAGGCCGTACTCGATGCCGCCATCGTCGCTGCCGCTCAGGCCGTAGAGCACTATGAGATCTGCCGCTATGGGACACTGATCGCCTGGGCCGAGCAGCTCGGCCACGACGAGATCGTGCGCTTCCTCACGACCAACTTGAACGAGGAAAAGGCGGCCAACACCAAGCTCAACACGGTGGCGCTGCGCAAGAGTGTCAATGCAAAGGCTTCGACCGCAGCCTAATACGCGTCGTACGACCACCCTCAGTGGCTTCGCGGAATCGCGGAACCGCCGCCTTTTTGTTCGGTCCGCACCCTCCGCACAGGCCGGATCTTGCGGCGCACGTACCAGGCCGCCACGGAGATGATCAACCAGGCGAGCGGCGCGCCCATGAAGGCGGCCGCGATGCTGCTGTCCGCCATCAACGAAAAGACGACCGCAAAGGCCAACATACCGCGCGCCGAGTGTGGCGCCGGCGGCGTCGACCGCGGCCGCCATTTGCCCCCGGCGCTCGCCGGCGAGGCCCGCCTCGCGCTTGCGGCGGATTTCGTGCTTCTCGATCAACGTGGCGCTGGCGCAGAAGATCGCCGGAAGAGCAAGGAAAAGGCCGCCGATGAAGGCTCCATAGCCGCTGCTGACGAGACCGGTGAAGACGGTCGCGGCGCCGCCGAGCGCAAAGCGTATCCGAGGCCTCGGTCAGGATGGCTGGAATGTCGACTTGTTTCAGGGCGGTGAAGGCCTCGACGCGCCCCTCACCGCATGCCAGGTCGTAGGCGCCGCCCCGTTTGCTCAATGTGACGGGGCGCTTGAGACCGAGCGTGCCGATGCTTCGCACAAGCTCTTTGAACCTCGCGCGATTCCGGTCACGCGAATTGAGCACCTTGATAGCGGAGATCGGGACGGACACAACCGTACGACCGCGCCTCATGCAGCGCTCCTTTCCTCCCATCCGGCAAAGACTCGGCACAACGCCTCGAGGCCATCGTAGCGGCAGGCTGTAGCAAAGACGGGGCTTGACAGTCGGAGCACCCTCACCTTCGCCTCGGCAAGGTCGGCCGTGGGCAGCAGGTAATAGGCGA
Protein-coding regions in this window:
- a CDS encoding YciE/YciF ferroxidase family protein, translating into MGLFTKDIKSMEDLLIHGLQDIYYAEQQIIKSLPKMIDKSTNRDLVAGLKNHLEETNKQVERLQKVFEKLDKQPSGTQCPAIDGIIKEADEIASEVEDKAVLDAAIVAAAQAVEHYEICRYGTLIAWAEQLGHDEIVRFLTTNLNEEKAANTKLNTVALRKSVNAKASTAA